A part of Hippea maritima DSM 10411 genomic DNA contains:
- a CDS encoding HD-GYP domain-containing protein: protein MYRLSVDSLKPGMVLGRAIISDNGTVLLNRGVKLTQFYIDQLKKLGYDTVFIEDPDTTDIVVEDDVKEQTRRKAIQHIRALFSVPISEMKGLKKTTVSEIKREIEKGRIKEKLVNSRLTKNIAAMSYQIVDEVLDNKILSGLVSFKRHSDFTFKHCVDVTVLSVAIADKFLYDRSKLTELAKGALLHDIGRLLINKSLYEEPRRLTKEEFELIKTHPTLGYITLKDIADIGIIAAHIVYQHHEQQNGQGYPRGLKGDNTMPLPKKEIKKGYIMPLAEIVYAANVYDALVSPRVYRSAYTPDQAFFIMKRMAGTHINREVLKMMFEIIPAYPLGTTVIISTGRFKNYIGIVSKINEDNLSRPVIRVMFDDRRKRIEPFEIDLSTNQHINISGIIV, encoded by the coding sequence TATATAGATCAGCTTAAAAAGCTTGGGTATGATACAGTTTTCATTGAAGATCCGGATACTACTGATATAGTGGTAGAAGATGATGTTAAAGAACAGACAAGAAGAAAAGCTATTCAACACATAAGGGCACTTTTTAGTGTGCCTATAAGCGAAATGAAAGGTTTAAAAAAGACTACAGTCAGTGAAATAAAAAGAGAAATAGAAAAAGGTAGAATAAAGGAAAAGCTGGTTAATTCAAGGCTAACAAAGAATATAGCTGCTATGTCATACCAGATAGTTGATGAGGTTTTAGATAATAAAATTTTAAGTGGGCTTGTAAGTTTTAAACGCCATAGTGATTTTACCTTTAAGCATTGTGTGGATGTTACTGTCTTATCTGTTGCTATTGCTGATAAATTTTTATATGACAGGAGCAAGCTTACAGAACTTGCAAAGGGAGCGCTCCTTCATGATATAGGCAGATTACTTATTAATAAAAGCTTATATGAAGAGCCAAGGAGATTGACTAAAGAAGAGTTTGAACTGATAAAAACCCATCCTACACTCGGGTATATTACACTTAAAGATATAGCAGATATAGGCATAATAGCTGCACACATAGTCTATCAGCACCATGAGCAACAAAACGGCCAGGGCTACCCGAGGGGGTTAAAGGGTGATAACACCATGCCTTTGCCTAAAAAGGAGATAAAAAAGGGTTATATAATGCCTCTTGCTGAGATAGTTTATGCGGCTAATGTTTATGATGCACTTGTGTCTCCAAGGGTATACAGAAGCGCTTATACTCCAGACCAGGCATTTTTTATTATGAAAAGGATGGCTGGGACCCATATAAACAGAGAAGTTTTGAAAATGATGTTTGAAATTATACCGGCTTATCCCCTCGGGACTACTGTGATTATCTCTACAGGAAGGTTTAAAAATTATATAGGTATAGTTTCAAAAATAAACGAAGATAATCTATCGCGGCCTGTTATTAGGGTTATGTTTGATGACAGGCGTAAAAGAATAGAACCATTTGAGATAGATTTATCCACAAATCAGCACATAAACATCAGTGGTATAATTGTTTAA
- a CDS encoding ABC1 kinase family protein, whose amino-acid sequence MVKRSAAIKGIKRLNQIGFILARYGLGELLEWTRIRKSKKLDEFTVAQRFRRLLEDLGPTFIKFGQLLSTQEGILPLSFIEELKKLQDDVEPFGFKDVKRIIEKELGKRLEEIFDEFEEKPEASASLGQVHKAKLKNGNYVAIKIQRPGIEEIISSDMFLLRQLGALISKRIRQLFHFDIMPLINEFDKTIHREMDYEVEAHYIEVFKKNLSKFDYVYVPDVYWEFTTQKIITMEYIFGYKATNKQLLIDKGFDLSKMATKGAKVFWYQIFDVGLFHADPHPGNIIIMEDGRICYIDYGMVGKINDDDKMALIEMISGFIEKDVDRIIYSIDNFTSTKEAINEQELKNDIDELIEMYHSLPLKRMNLSRMLREIFSILRKHGILIKRSSSRLLRAIIIADGVGRDFNPDFNFVEIAAPYFKRFAKKFYSPLNIIKVLLRPNPDYIMAAKKLPSTAKHLMDSLQKGSIKVEVEVEEFPRLIDTFRHVARQIGISLIISSIVIGMSILLSYKIGPNFHSIPVVLIISIVIIIVLALGIIDAEKKL is encoded by the coding sequence ATGGTAAAAAGAAGCGCAGCCATTAAAGGTATAAAAAGGTTAAATCAAATAGGGTTTATCTTAGCAAGATACGGCCTTGGTGAATTGTTAGAATGGACACGTATAAGAAAATCAAAGAAGTTAGATGAGTTTACCGTAGCCCAAAGATTCAGAAGGCTTTTAGAGGATTTAGGTCCTACATTTATAAAATTTGGTCAACTTTTGAGTACTCAAGAAGGCATATTGCCATTATCGTTCATAGAGGAGCTAAAAAAACTCCAGGATGATGTTGAGCCGTTTGGTTTTAAGGATGTAAAAAGAATAATAGAAAAAGAGCTTGGTAAAAGGTTAGAGGAGATATTTGACGAGTTTGAAGAAAAACCAGAAGCAAGCGCCTCATTGGGGCAAGTACATAAAGCAAAACTAAAAAATGGCAACTATGTTGCCATAAAGATACAAAGGCCGGGCATTGAGGAGATCATATCCTCAGATATGTTCCTTCTAAGACAGCTGGGCGCTCTAATATCAAAGAGGATCAGGCAGCTATTCCATTTCGATATAATGCCCTTGATCAATGAGTTTGACAAAACGATCCACAGGGAAATGGATTATGAGGTGGAGGCTCACTACATAGAGGTCTTTAAAAAGAACCTATCAAAGTTTGATTATGTATATGTGCCGGATGTCTATTGGGAGTTTACAACACAAAAAATAATAACAATGGAATATATTTTTGGTTATAAAGCAACGAACAAACAGCTACTGATAGATAAAGGCTTTGATTTGTCAAAAATGGCAACCAAAGGTGCAAAGGTATTTTGGTATCAAATATTCGATGTTGGCCTGTTTCATGCCGACCCGCACCCCGGTAATATAATTATAATGGAAGATGGAAGAATATGCTATATAGACTACGGGATGGTTGGTAAAATCAATGACGATGATAAAATGGCCTTGATAGAAATGATCTCAGGTTTCATTGAAAAAGATGTAGACAGAATAATATATTCAATTGATAATTTTACAAGCACTAAAGAAGCTATAAATGAACAAGAGCTAAAAAACGACATAGATGAACTCATAGAAATGTATCATTCACTACCCCTAAAAAGAATGAATCTATCCCGTATGCTTAGAGAGATATTCTCAATTCTAAGAAAACATGGAATTTTGATTAAAAGAAGCTCATCAAGGCTTTTAAGGGCTATTATCATAGCAGATGGTGTGGGGCGAGACTTCAACCCAGATTTCAACTTCGTAGAGATAGCCGCTCCCTATTTCAAACGTTTCGCAAAAAAATTCTACTCACCATTAAATATAATTAAAGTTCTTCTGCGCCCCAATCCAGACTACATTATGGCGGCAAAGAAACTACCATCAACAGCCAAACATTTGATGGACAGCTTACAGAAGGGATCCATAAAAGTAGAGGTTGAAGTTGAAGAATTTCCACGATTAATTGACACTTTTAGGCATGTAGCACGCCAAATAGGCATAAGCCTTATTATAAGTTCAATTGTTATAGGTATGTCTATTTTGTTGTCTTACAAGATAGGCCCAAATTTCCATTCAATTCCAGTTGTATTAATAATAAGTATAGTAATTATTATAGTTTTAGCACTTGGTATAATAGATGCAGAAAAGAAGCTTTAA
- a CDS encoding UbiX family flavin prenyltransferase translates to MKIAVCISGASGAIYAKRLIENLKEHELFIVISEIAKKIFKDEIGIEFDEFMINFKAKIYDNKDFSSPLASGSFKIDACVVVPCSVKSLSAIASGYAENLISRCADVCIKEKRKLILLVREMPFSSIHLENMLKLSNLGVTIMPPCPGFYYKPKTIEDLVDFVVGRILDQLSIENNLFKRWGW, encoded by the coding sequence ATGAAGATAGCTGTATGTATTAGTGGGGCAAGCGGAGCTATTTATGCAAAGAGATTGATAGAAAACCTCAAGGAACACGAGCTTTTTATTGTAATATCAGAGATAGCAAAAAAAATTTTCAAAGATGAGATCGGAATTGAGTTTGACGAGTTTATGATAAATTTTAAAGCCAAAATATACGACAATAAAGATTTTTCCTCGCCACTTGCTAGCGGCTCTTTTAAGATAGACGCATGTGTTGTTGTGCCATGTTCTGTTAAAAGTTTATCGGCTATCGCAAGTGGGTATGCGGAAAACTTAATAAGTAGATGTGCTGATGTCTGTATAAAGGAAAAAAGGAAACTTATTCTGCTTGTTAGAGAAATGCCCTTTTCTTCTATTCATCTTGAGAATATGCTTAAACTTTCAAATCTGGGTGTAACAATAATGCCACCCTGCCCCGGCTTTTATTACAAGCCAAAAACAATAGAAGACCTTGTTGATTTTGTTGTAGGACGTATACTCGATCAACTATCAATAGAAAACAACCTATTTAAAAGGTGGGGATGGTAA
- the flgA gene encoding flagellar basal body P-ring formation chaperone FlgA, with amino-acid sequence MRCYKLLITLSVSLILLLSGYSFGCDVVLRQTAVVSSSTITLKDISSSCPEKYANIQLGASPYINNSITLTKPYIAAILKRNGVNLKLCGSTKIKIYSKAFLLTKNKISNLIKRKDLVFITPLPMKFKLYPYNLRLLSQTKKGNIIIFKIALLKNNKIFKKISITAKCSSKGTLIPVAAKDIESGSIITPDDITFKTSDRVLSTYLTNKPSIINRVAISFIKKGSPFTLSNTKRFRPVKVGDIVKVMVISGNIVIRTTAKALRGGYKDEIIPIMYLSSKRVFPAKIIGKKEVLVQ; translated from the coding sequence ATGAGATGCTACAAACTGCTAATAACGTTAAGCGTTAGCCTCATACTGCTTTTATCAGGCTATAGCTTTGGTTGCGATGTAGTTTTAAGACAAACTGCAGTTGTAAGCTCATCTACAATTACACTAAAGGATATATCTTCATCATGTCCTGAAAAATACGCAAATATTCAGCTTGGCGCCTCACCTTACATAAACAACTCAATAACTCTAACCAAACCCTACATAGCTGCTATTTTAAAACGTAATGGCGTAAATTTAAAATTATGCGGCTCAACTAAAATAAAGATTTACTCGAAAGCATTCCTTCTAACAAAAAATAAAATATCGAATTTAATTAAAAGAAAAGACCTGGTTTTTATAACGCCACTACCAATGAAATTTAAACTCTATCCATATAACCTAAGACTACTATCCCAAACAAAAAAAGGAAACATAATTATCTTTAAGATAGCACTCCTGAAAAACAACAAAATCTTTAAAAAAATATCCATAACGGCAAAATGTAGCTCAAAAGGGACTTTAATTCCAGTAGCAGCAAAAGACATAGAGTCAGGCAGCATAATAACACCAGATGATATAACCTTCAAAACTTCAGACAGGGTTTTATCTACCTATTTAACCAATAAACCATCCATAATAAATAGAGTTGCTATATCTTTTATTAAAAAGGGCTCCCCTTTCACACTATCAAATACAAAGAGATTCAGACCTGTAAAAGTAGGAGATATAGTCAAGGTTATGGTAATATCAGGCAACATAGTAATAAGAACCACAGCAAAAGCATTGCGTGGTGGATATAAAGATGAGATAATACCCATCATGTATTTAAGTTCGAAAAGGGTTTTTCCGGCAAAAATCATTGGGAAAAAGGAAGTCTTAGTGCAATGA